The sequence GTAGTAAAGTATTGATTTTATTATACCTTATATAATAAAATAATTCAATTAATATTTAATTATATATCACTTAGAACTTTTATTACTTTACCAACAGCATGAAAATTTTCTCCAGGGCCAATATAAATAGGTGTATAATTTGGATTATCACTAATTAAGGCAATATAGTTTTGAGTTATCTTTAATCTTTTTACATAAGCCTGATCATCAATAAAAAAAGCACCAATTTCTCCATTTTTAATTTCCATATTTTTTTTACAAATAATAACAGAATTATCCTTAATAGTAGGTTCCATAGAATCTCCAACTACATTAACAGCAAATATATCATTATTGTTATTATTGATACCAGGTAATAAAATATAATCTTCAATTTCTTCGTTTCCAAAGGCTCCAGGGCCAGCAGATATTCTTTCAAAAAGCGGAATAGAATGGAAAGAAAAATTTTCAGAACTAGATATTAGATTATTTTCCTTTGAATTTAATTTGTTTTTAAGATCATCCATCATATTAATAATAAGTTTAGGAGTTCTTTCAATTGCAGCTAAATAAAATAAATAATTTTTATCTTGTTTACTAAGATTTAAACCATCAGCAATTTTTTCTAATATTTCTTCACTAGGTGGATTTTTTACTTCACCTCTTTCTATTGAATTAAAATATGATTGAGTTATATTTATAAGTTTTGAAAATTTATTCTGACTTAAACCAAGTTTAAGTCTTTTTTCTTTTAAAAATTTAACGAAAGTCATACTAACCTCCTATCTATAATTATAGTTAATTATACTATAGAAGCAGCTTTTTTTCAAGGTTTTATATAAAACTATTGACAAAAATAGATAAAAATTGTAAAATACTTACAGATAGATATAGATAAGTTAAATCTGTTTATAGATAACATTGTTAGGATGGAGGAAAAATTATGAAAATACTTATAAAAAATAGAAAGTGGAATATATTTTTTGAAACGAAAGTTTTAGTTTGCGATATTACAGAAAAAAATGGTATTTTTAATATTTCTTTTCAATATAAAGATAATAATATAACTATAAAAAGTGAGAATATAGATAATACTTTAAAGTATTTAGATGAAGTTTTTAAAAAAGAGAAAAAAAGAGCAGAAGAAAGTTATTAAAGAGTAAAAAAGAAGTTATTAAAAAATAACTTCTTTTGTTTATTTATAAGTGCTTAATTATTTTAAAATTTTATAAATAGCTTCCATATCTAAATGACTTCTCATAACTCTAGCAAGTCTTCTATATTCTTTTTCTTTAAAAGATTCAAGACTCATAAAGTCATAAATAGGTTCAAGTCCTTTTTTAATTCTTATTTTATTTAGCAACTTTCTTGTAAACTTAGCAGAATCAAATATTCCATGAATGTAAGTTCCAATAATATTACCTTTACAAAGAATACTAAAATCTTTTTCAGGAACAACAGAAGAAGAATTATCTCCAGTTGTAATTCCTTGATGAAGTTCATATCCACTAACTTTTAGTCCATCAAATCCCTCAAGAATTCCAGTGCAATTAGATAGAGTTCTAGATACTTGTTTGGTGTATTTATCAGTTTCCATTTTAGTTTTTACATCAAAGAATCCAAGGCATTCAATTTTTAAGTAACTACTTTCAACTTGAGATAAGTCCTTGATACTTTTACCTAACATTTGAAATCCACTATGAATCCCAACAATAACCTTTCCTTTTTCAGCAAGATTTGTTATTTTTTTAGTTATTTGCCTTTCTTTTATTATGCTGTAATCATAAATAGCATTTTTGCTTCCAGGTAATATAATCATATCAAAATCATCATTTAAATCTTCAGCCTTACTTACATAAACTAAATTAACATCATCATACATTAAAAATGAATTAAAATCAGTTGAATTAGATAATTTTCCAAATTGAACAACTGCGATATTAATATCTTTAACTTCTTTTTTTTCTTTAGCATTAAAGATATAGCTATCTTCATCTTCTATATTAATATCAAAATAAGGAATAACTCCTAAACAAGGAACAGAAATATTTTCTTTCTTTAAAACCTCATCTAACATTTTAATTCCTTTTTCAAGAAGAGAAATATCTCCTCTAAATTTATTTATAATATAGCCTTTTATTTTTTTTCTATCTGATTTTCTAAGAAGCATGATAGTTCCATAAATAGATGCAAAAACTCCTCCTCTTTCAACATCAGCAATAAGTACAACAGGAGCTTTTACTGCAGAAGCAATTCCCATATTGGCAATATCCATTGTTCTTAAATTAATTTCAGCTGGACTACCAGCACCTTCTAAAACTCCTATTTCATATTCTTGTTGAATTTTAGAATAATTTGTTATAGCTATTTCTCTAAATTTTTTATAATGTTTATAATATTCTGCTGCATTCATATTTTTAAAAGGTTTTCCTTCTAAAATAACTTGAGAACAATCATCTTCTCCAGTTGGTTTTAAAAGAATAGGATTCATAAAGGCTTTAGGAGTTGTATTAGCAGCTTCAGCTTGTACAACTTGGGCTCTACTCATTTCATAACCGTCAATATCAACATATGAATTTAAAGCCATATTTTGAGATTTAAATGGAGCAACTTTATATCCATCTTGAGAAAAAATTCTACATAATCCAGCAGTAAGAATAGATTTACCCACCGAGGATCCAGTTCCTTGTAACATTATTTTTTTATGCATAAAACACCTCATCTTAATACTTATTTTCTATATATTATTATAATATATATTTCATAAAAAATAAAACATAATTTGAAAAAAATAAAAAAATAGGAGATAACATCTCCTATTTTTAGATATTTTAAATTTTATTTTCCATAATGAAGTTCATTGAATTTTCCAATTTCTTCTAAAATTTCTTCAGGTGTAGCCATAGCAAGAACTCTATCAACTAATTCTTCACAAGATTTTTTATCAAGTGACATTATATTTTTCTTAATTCTAGGAACAGAGATAGCAGACATAGAGAATGAGTCTAATCCCATACCAAATAATATAGCTGTAGCATTTTCATCCCCTGCAAATTCTCCACACATTGAAATACTTATATTTCCAGAGTGAGCTCCTTCAATAGCATATTTAATAGCTTGTAAAACAGCTGGGTTATAAGAATTATAAAGAGCAGAAATTTTTTCATTTCCTCTATCAACTGCAAGAGTATATTGAGTTAAATCATTAGTTCCAATAGAGAAGAAATCACATTCTTTAGCAAAAGAAGCCGCTCTTAAGCAAACAGCAGGAGTTTCTACCATTATACCAAGTTGAATATTTTCATCAAAAGCTATTCCTTCCTTTCTTAATTCTTCTTTACAT comes from Fusobacterium sp. JB019 and encodes:
- a CDS encoding LexA family transcriptional regulator, with the protein product MTFVKFLKEKRLKLGLSQNKFSKLINITQSYFNSIERGEVKNPPSEEILEKIADGLNLSKQDKNYLFYLAAIERTPKLIINMMDDLKNKLNSKENNLISSSENFSFHSIPLFERISAGPGAFGNEEIEDYILLPGINNNNNDIFAVNVVGDSMEPTIKDNSVIICKKNMEIKNGEIGAFFIDDQAYVKRLKITQNYIALISDNPNYTPIYIGPGENFHAVGKVIKVLSDI
- a CDS encoding cobyric acid synthase; the protein is MHKKIMLQGTGSSVGKSILTAGLCRIFSQDGYKVAPFKSQNMALNSYVDIDGYEMSRAQVVQAEAANTTPKAFMNPILLKPTGEDDCSQVILEGKPFKNMNAAEYYKHYKKFREIAITNYSKIQQEYEIGVLEGAGSPAEINLRTMDIANMGIASAVKAPVVLIADVERGGVFASIYGTIMLLRKSDRKKIKGYIINKFRGDISLLEKGIKMLDEVLKKENISVPCLGVIPYFDINIEDEDSYIFNAKEKKEVKDINIAVVQFGKLSNSTDFNSFLMYDDVNLVYVSKAEDLNDDFDMIILPGSKNAIYDYSIIKERQITKKITNLAEKGKVIVGIHSGFQMLGKSIKDLSQVESSYLKIECLGFFDVKTKMETDKYTKQVSRTLSNCTGILEGFDGLKVSGYELHQGITTGDNSSSVVPEKDFSILCKGNIIGTYIHGIFDSAKFTRKLLNKIRIKKGLEPIYDFMSLESFKEKEYRRLARVMRSHLDMEAIYKILK